In Arthrobacter sp. B3I4, the following proteins share a genomic window:
- a CDS encoding isopenicillin N synthase family oxygenase, with the protein MSLESLPVLDYSRLSAGPEEASRFRDDLRNAMHNVGFLYLAGHGIPQELTDAMLDASRRFFELPEEQKLAVENIHSPQFRGYTRMGAELTDRAVDWREQIDIGVERDAVQPGPGVADYWRLEGPNLWPAGLPEMQQIVSEWTERLSAISLDLLRALAVSLGAPEDSFDAAFGEHAFPMLKIVRYPGESGEEPKQGVGSHRDGGVITLLLVEPGKGGLQVEYQGKWIDAPQVPGTFVVNIGEMLELATNGYLKATLHRVISPARGTDRISLPFFYNPALDATMPQLAMSNEFRAKARGLSVDPTNSPILETYGDNALRYRLRAHPNVAALHHTDLAG; encoded by the coding sequence TTGTCACTCGAATCATTGCCCGTATTGGACTACTCCCGGCTGAGCGCAGGCCCGGAGGAAGCGTCGCGGTTCCGCGACGATCTTCGCAACGCCATGCACAATGTCGGATTCCTCTACCTGGCCGGCCATGGCATCCCGCAGGAGCTGACTGACGCGATGCTCGATGCTTCCCGCCGTTTCTTCGAACTGCCGGAGGAGCAAAAGCTGGCGGTCGAGAACATCCACAGCCCGCAGTTCCGGGGCTACACCCGGATGGGGGCCGAGCTCACTGACCGGGCGGTCGACTGGCGCGAGCAGATCGACATCGGCGTCGAGCGGGATGCCGTGCAGCCCGGGCCCGGCGTAGCCGACTACTGGCGGCTGGAAGGTCCGAACCTTTGGCCGGCCGGCCTGCCGGAGATGCAGCAGATCGTGTCCGAGTGGACGGAGCGGCTGAGTGCCATCTCCCTGGACCTTTTGCGGGCGCTGGCCGTGTCCCTCGGCGCACCCGAGGACAGTTTTGACGCCGCCTTCGGCGAGCACGCCTTCCCCATGCTCAAAATCGTGCGCTACCCGGGGGAATCCGGTGAGGAGCCGAAACAAGGTGTCGGGTCCCACCGCGACGGCGGCGTGATCACGCTGCTCCTCGTCGAGCCCGGCAAGGGCGGCCTGCAGGTCGAGTACCAGGGAAAGTGGATTGACGCGCCCCAGGTGCCCGGAACGTTCGTCGTCAACATCGGCGAGATGCTTGAACTGGCCACGAACGGCTACCTCAAGGCGACCCTGCACCGGGTGATCTCACCGGCCCGGGGCACCGACAGGATCTCGCTGCCCTTCTTCTACAACCCGGCGCTGGACGCGACCATGCCGCAGCTCGCGATGAGCAACGAGTTTCGGGCCAAAGCCCGCGGCCTGTCGGTGGACCCCACCAACAGCCCGATCCTGGAAACCTACGGAGACAACGCGCTCCGGTACCGGCTGCGGGCCCACCCCAATGTCGCCGCGCTCCACCATACTGACCTGGCGGGCTAG
- a CDS encoding haloacid dehalogenase type II, which yields MNGTPSVIVFDVNETLSDMSPMADHFAEVGAPAELAKLWFAGLLRDGFAITAAGGNGTFADIAAGALRGLLPAAGVGRDLDGAVERIMAGLAGLGVHADVPAGVRGLRTAGYRLATLSNGSAEIADRLFTTAGIRDQFERLLSVDGAPGWKPAKAAYDYAAAACGVAPERMLLVAVHPWDIDGAARAGLATAWINRTGSRYPDYFTAPDYTAASVAELPEVLGPAGD from the coding sequence ATGAATGGCACACCTTCGGTCATCGTTTTCGACGTCAACGAAACGCTCTCCGACATGTCGCCCATGGCGGACCACTTCGCCGAGGTCGGCGCACCCGCCGAGCTCGCGAAACTGTGGTTCGCCGGGCTGCTGCGTGACGGGTTCGCCATCACCGCCGCCGGCGGCAACGGCACCTTCGCCGACATCGCCGCGGGCGCTCTGCGCGGGCTGTTACCCGCTGCGGGCGTCGGCCGCGATCTCGACGGTGCTGTGGAGCGCATCATGGCGGGGCTGGCCGGTCTCGGCGTCCACGCCGATGTGCCGGCAGGAGTGCGGGGGCTCCGGACGGCGGGGTACCGGCTGGCCACCCTGAGCAACGGCTCCGCCGAGATCGCGGACCGGCTCTTCACGACGGCCGGAATTCGGGACCAGTTTGAGAGACTGCTCTCCGTCGACGGCGCCCCGGGATGGAAGCCCGCCAAAGCCGCCTACGATTATGCGGCCGCTGCCTGTGGGGTGGCGCCGGAGCGGATGCTGCTGGTCGCGGTCCACCCCTGGGACATCGATGGTGCCGCCCGGGCCGGTCTGGCCACTGCCTGGATCAACCGGACAGGGTCAAGGTACCCGGACTACTTCACTGCTCCCGACTACACCGCCGCGTCTGTTGCAGAACTCCCGGAAGTGCTCGGGCCAGCGGGAGACTGA
- a CDS encoding bifunctional diguanylate cyclase/phosphodiesterase, with protein sequence MPAEQRLRTLEGAAADLASHPPTPELLDRIAVRAHSALGAPGQLLAVRLPGGGRHLQVRGTGVALAQALGDHGVELDAMAVSLTGLTVLSVPVVSKRQCYGTLAAAAHPGQDFSPQDAEALAAYARHTAVALDVAAALAEARESSDTSRLLLQLAQTLAEQATVGTVATAVADAIPALSGADRSAVAIWDAQCGKVRIAGMSGWSGELKDKLACYATTAHDSPELAEILRHGAPLLVDRNGSDWAVALLEEFGVSAFAAVPVLASKELTGLVLAHWADRPAPETLEGALTERLAGLASLAAVALDNVRLLEDTRRQALHDPLTGLPNRALLENRLEEALALAARNGHQVALLFCDINRFKRINDSLGHAAGDTALRHVAAQLTAAVRSGDTVARYSGDEFVILLRDLECAAEVDRVAGRIRTGLTAGLDVNGRRIFVDVAIGSSISGPLPRESRNSADDLAGIARRLIEEADVEMYRTRARARGQVPPDVTPENALRLETDLRGAAGRGELRVLYQPQFDVATNALVGAEALVRWQHPQLGLLPPSEFIPLAEDSALITQVGSHVLREACHAGATMHALGRSIEMSVNVSAVQLGSPGFTALVADILAGTGFPAASLTLEITESQAVSEDAANDGNLHELRALGVGLSIDDFGTGYSSLAQLHRLPVTEVKIDKSFTKRLDDKPEPSSAFVAAIIGLGHGLGLRVVAEGVETSSQLEALRAMGCQRAQGYLFGKPSDAGTLEDLLRGQSPAGPSTSGSSATDAAV encoded by the coding sequence TTGCCGGCGGAGCAACGGCTGCGGACTCTGGAAGGTGCTGCCGCTGATCTGGCGAGCCACCCGCCAACCCCGGAACTGCTCGACCGGATCGCCGTCCGGGCCCACAGCGCCCTAGGCGCTCCTGGGCAGTTACTGGCGGTGCGGCTGCCCGGCGGCGGGCGCCACCTGCAGGTCCGGGGAACCGGCGTCGCCCTTGCCCAGGCACTGGGCGATCACGGGGTCGAGTTGGATGCGATGGCTGTGTCCCTCACCGGCCTAACGGTGCTCAGTGTGCCGGTGGTGTCGAAGCGGCAGTGTTACGGCACGCTGGCGGCCGCAGCCCACCCCGGACAGGACTTCTCACCACAGGATGCAGAAGCCCTGGCCGCTTATGCCCGTCACACTGCGGTGGCCCTTGATGTTGCGGCGGCCCTGGCCGAAGCCCGGGAAAGCAGCGACACTTCGAGACTGCTGCTCCAGCTCGCCCAGACCTTAGCGGAGCAAGCCACCGTTGGAACCGTGGCAACTGCAGTAGCCGACGCCATTCCCGCACTGTCCGGCGCGGACCGCTCCGCCGTCGCCATCTGGGACGCCCAGTGCGGAAAAGTCCGGATCGCCGGCATGAGCGGCTGGAGCGGCGAGCTTAAGGATAAGCTCGCCTGCTACGCCACCACAGCCCACGACAGCCCGGAGCTGGCGGAGATATTGAGGCACGGCGCCCCGTTGTTGGTGGACCGGAACGGCTCCGACTGGGCTGTCGCGTTGTTAGAGGAATTTGGGGTCTCAGCTTTTGCGGCTGTCCCTGTCCTCGCCAGCAAGGAGCTCACCGGCCTGGTGCTGGCCCACTGGGCCGACCGTCCGGCCCCCGAAACCCTGGAGGGGGCACTGACCGAGCGCCTGGCCGGCCTGGCCAGCCTGGCCGCCGTGGCGCTGGACAATGTCCGGCTCTTGGAGGACACCAGACGCCAAGCGCTGCACGACCCGCTTACCGGCCTTCCGAACCGGGCGTTGCTGGAGAACCGGCTCGAAGAAGCCCTGGCACTCGCGGCCCGCAACGGACACCAGGTGGCCCTGCTCTTCTGCGACATAAACCGGTTCAAACGAATCAATGACAGTCTGGGCCACGCAGCCGGGGACACGGCTCTCCGCCATGTCGCAGCACAGCTCACCGCAGCCGTGCGGAGTGGCGACACTGTGGCCCGCTACAGCGGAGACGAATTTGTCATACTCCTCCGCGACCTCGAGTGCGCCGCGGAGGTCGACCGGGTGGCCGGTCGCATCCGGACCGGCCTCACCGCTGGCTTGGACGTCAACGGCAGGAGGATCTTCGTTGACGTCGCCATCGGCAGCAGCATCAGCGGGCCGCTCCCCCGCGAAAGCCGGAACTCGGCTGACGACTTGGCGGGCATCGCCCGGCGGCTCATCGAGGAGGCAGATGTTGAGATGTACCGAACAAGAGCCCGCGCCCGCGGCCAAGTCCCGCCGGACGTGACGCCCGAAAATGCCCTACGGCTGGAAACCGACCTGCGAGGAGCCGCCGGCCGGGGGGAACTGCGCGTGCTGTACCAGCCGCAATTTGACGTGGCAACGAACGCCCTCGTCGGCGCCGAGGCGCTGGTCCGCTGGCAGCACCCCCAGTTGGGTCTTCTTCCGCCGAGCGAGTTCATTCCGTTGGCCGAGGACAGCGCCCTGATCACCCAGGTCGGCTCGCACGTTCTCAGGGAAGCCTGCCACGCAGGGGCCACGATGCATGCTCTGGGCCGCTCGATCGAGATGTCGGTTAACGTGTCCGCGGTCCAGCTCGGCAGCCCCGGGTTCACTGCCCTTGTCGCGGACATCTTGGCCGGCACCGGTTTTCCCGCCGCATCCCTCACCCTGGAAATCACCGAGTCACAGGCGGTGTCGGAAGACGCAGCGAATGACGGCAACCTGCACGAACTCCGGGCGCTCGGCGTCGGCCTGTCCATCGACGACTTCGGCACCGGGTATTCGTCCCTGGCTCAGCTGCACAGGCTGCCGGTAACTGAAGTCAAAATCGACAAGTCCTTCACCAAGCGGCTGGACGACAAGCCGGAGCCGTCCTCGGCATTCGTTGCCGCAATTATCGGGCTGGGCCACGGACTCGGATTGCGCGTCGTTGCCGAGGGCGTGGAAACAAGCAGCCAGCTTGAGGCATTGCGAGCCATGGGATGCCAGCGCGCGCAAGGCTATCTGTTCGGCAAGCCCAGCGACGCGGGAACCCTCGAAGACCTGCTGAGGGGTCAGTCTCCCGCTGGCCCGAGCACTTCCGGGAGTTCTGCAACAGACGCGGCGGTGTAG
- a CDS encoding NAD-dependent succinate-semialdehyde dehydrogenase, which yields MTAYKTVNPATGETLKEFPLATASEVEGALAAAQQAFQDWRAAPVEARTKVIARVAELYRERQDELARLIATEMGKPVMQARGEVLLVADIYDYYAAEGPRFLQDEPLDVKGGGSAVVRSTPIGPLLGIMPWNYPYYQVARFAAPNLVLGNTILLKHAGNCPQSALAIEAIFKDAGLPEGAYTNLFIDNDQVAEVIADPRVQGVSLTGSERAGSAVAEVAGRNLKKYVLELGGSDPFIVLDADDLDATVKAAVGGRMGNAGQACTASKRFIVLEDLYEPFVEQFTAKMAKIKPGDPLKDDTRFGPLSSQSAADGLIEQIQDAVDKGATLRTGGHQVDGPGAFVEPTVLTDVTPEMRAFSEELFGPAAVIYKVASVEEAIELANGSPYGLGGSVFSTDVEKAQEVADRLDTGMVFINSIAETQADLPFGGVKRSGVGRELGRFGMDEFVNKKLIRIPR from the coding sequence ATGACTGCCTACAAGACAGTGAACCCCGCAACCGGAGAAACGTTGAAGGAATTCCCGCTCGCCACCGCGAGCGAAGTGGAAGGAGCGCTCGCCGCCGCGCAGCAGGCCTTCCAGGACTGGCGCGCGGCCCCGGTCGAAGCGCGCACCAAGGTGATCGCCCGGGTCGCCGAGCTCTACCGCGAACGCCAGGACGAACTGGCCCGGCTGATTGCGACCGAAATGGGCAAGCCCGTCATGCAGGCGCGCGGCGAAGTGTTGCTCGTCGCCGATATCTACGACTACTACGCGGCAGAGGGCCCGCGCTTCCTCCAGGATGAGCCGCTGGACGTCAAGGGCGGCGGCTCCGCCGTCGTCCGCTCTACACCCATCGGCCCGCTGCTGGGCATCATGCCGTGGAACTACCCCTACTACCAGGTGGCACGGTTTGCTGCGCCGAACCTGGTCCTGGGAAACACGATCCTGCTCAAACACGCCGGTAACTGCCCCCAGTCGGCTCTCGCCATTGAAGCGATTTTCAAGGACGCAGGCCTCCCCGAAGGCGCCTACACCAACCTGTTCATCGACAACGACCAGGTCGCCGAAGTCATCGCCGACCCCCGCGTCCAGGGCGTTTCCCTCACCGGCAGCGAGCGGGCGGGCTCGGCCGTCGCCGAAGTGGCAGGGCGGAACCTGAAGAAGTACGTCCTGGAGCTCGGTGGCAGCGACCCCTTCATCGTGCTGGATGCCGACGATCTCGATGCCACCGTCAAGGCTGCCGTCGGCGGCAGGATGGGCAACGCCGGCCAGGCCTGCACCGCGTCCAAGCGGTTCATCGTGCTCGAGGACCTCTACGAGCCCTTTGTGGAGCAGTTCACCGCAAAGATGGCCAAGATCAAGCCGGGCGACCCGCTCAAGGACGACACCCGGTTCGGCCCGCTTTCCTCACAGAGCGCCGCGGACGGCCTGATCGAGCAGATCCAGGACGCCGTGGACAAGGGTGCCACCCTCCGCACCGGCGGCCACCAGGTGGATGGCCCCGGCGCCTTTGTGGAACCGACCGTGCTGACCGACGTCACCCCGGAGATGCGTGCCTTCTCCGAGGAGCTGTTCGGACCGGCGGCAGTCATTTACAAGGTGGCCAGCGTCGAGGAGGCCATCGAGTTGGCGAACGGCTCCCCGTACGGCCTCGGCGGCTCGGTGTTCAGCACCGACGTCGAGAAGGCCCAGGAGGTCGCGGACCGGCTGGACACCGGCATGGTGTTCATCAACTCGATCGCCGAGACCCAGGCGGACCTGCCGTTCGGCGGGGTCAAGCGCTCCGGTGTCGGCCGTGAGCTTGGCCGGTTCGGCATGGACGAGTTCGTTAACAAGAAGCTGATCCGCATCCCGCGCTAG